A DNA window from Zonotrichia albicollis isolate bZonAlb1 chromosome 2, bZonAlb1.hap1, whole genome shotgun sequence contains the following coding sequences:
- the LOC141725738 gene encoding uncharacterized protein LOC141725738 isoform X1, with protein MKPSRAERTERLRGAPRRAERTARLRVRPNEASLTHELAPSSTEPSRTHGLAPSSAETSRAAPSAQSGSEFGRGAPSAQRGSEFGGSEPSRAERTDWLRVRPKRAEPRRAHRAAPSSAEAGRAERTERLRVRLNEAEPRRAHREAPSSAEAGRAERTERLRVRLNEAEPRRAHRAAPSSAEASRALPSAQSGSEFGRSEPSLAERTERLRVRPKRAEARSAVRTERLRVRPKRAEPCRAHRATPSSAEASRSGPR; from the coding sequence aTGAAGCCTAGCCGCGCCGAGCgtacagagcggctccgaggcGCGCCGAggcgcgccgagcgcacagcgcggctccgagttcggccgaatgaAGCGAGCCTAACGCACGAATTGGCTCCGAGTTCGACCGAACCGAGCCGAACGCACGGAttggctccgagttcggccgaaacgagccgagccgcgccgagcgcacagagcggctccgagttcggccgaggcgcgccgagcgcacagcgcggctccgagttcggcggaagcgagccgagccgcgccgaacGCACAGAttggctccgagttcggccgaagcgagccgagccgcgccgagcgcacagagcggctccgagttcggccgaagcgggCCGCGctgagcgcacagagcggctccgagttcggctgaatgaagccgagccgcgccgagcgcacagagaggctccgagttcggccgaagcgggCCGCGctgagcgcacagagcggctccgagttcggctgaatgaagccgagccgcgccgagcgcacagagcggctccgagttcggccgaagcgagccgagccttgccgagcgcacagagcggctccgagttcggccgaagcgagccgagccttgccgagcgcacagagcggctccgagttcggccaaAGCGAGCCGAGGCGCGCAGCGCCgtgcgcacagagcggctccgagttcggccgaagcgagccgagccttgccgagcgcacagagcgactccgagttcggccgaagcgagccgaagCGGGCCGCGctga